Within the Microvirga ossetica genome, the region ACACCCTGTCATCGTCAGCCCTCCCACTTTCTAACGTAGGGCTGCATTCCTGTGCTGCAATCGAAATATTCTGAAAAATTCCGTGATGGAATAAATCCGTACCTGCCTCCGTTAATATGCCTAAGACATTATCCGACAGCAGGAGTGGCCCGTGGCTGATCCGCACACCTCAGAAACTGTTCACGGCAAGGTTTCGGACCCAACGGTGTGACCAATTCTGACCCGTCATTTCAGCGTGCATCTGCTCTTTTTGTGGCCTCGCTCGGCTCCTTCATTGGAGCAAGCCTTTTGCTGGCTAGTCTCTGAAAAGTACGCCGCTCCTTTAGCCTGATGTGTTGGTGCAGATGGTAAAGACCCCGAGGCAACAGGTAAGTTAGCACTTCATGAACGCCATATTGCGTTGCGCCTCATAGGAGGGTGCTTGTGAAATACGAAATAGATTCAATGAAGCCTGCGAGTGCTTCTACTAGCAACGACCGGTCGGAGCGGGCTCTCGAATGGATGGGCCTGCTCCCGGCGATAGGCGTATGCGCATGGGTCATTCTCAATTTTGGTTGAGAAAATCACCTTCAAGCCAAGACCAGCGTGCAATTGCCACCCAAGCTCATCGCTCGCCAATCTGCCTGCGGTTGCCTGCTCGATTGCGCCACTATTTACCACTGTCCTTGTTGCGTCCTCCGGCTTCCACGGCGCAGACCAAGAAGAAGAGACTGAGAACGGCAGCCAGTTGGGCGAAGGCCTCGACAGCCGCTGGCACACTGTCGCGAAAGGGGCCACTGGCGAGAGCCGCGAACACCAGGATGGGAAGGGCAGCCCAAACGAGCATCAGCTCACCTCCACAGTTTCAGAGCTATTTTAGCATCACAAACTACTGCAGATCCGTCCCACACCCTGAGGCGCATCAATCTGCTCAGGCCGCTGACTATCGCTCAGGTTGTCTTCGGACAATTGCTACTGCTTGGTACCGGAGGAGCCTCTGGTTTGGCGGTGACGTCCGGTGGCTGCTGGAGGATGGCAATTGCACGAGCGACGGTGTCGTCAACGCGCTTGGAAAGCCATGAATCGTCTGTCTGAGCATCGTGTGTGCCCCAGCAAGGTGGTCGGGGAACGCATACGCTACGCAACCAACCCTTAACGCAGCTTAGGAGCCCGAGTTCCGAGCTCAACGTGCACTTGCCGCCGACCCATACCTGTTCAAACAAACGGGCCCCATCCTGAGGAGAGGGCCCGAGGTGACACGCAGTCACTCGCTAGTCGCGCTTTATCCGGGTTGTTGTCCCGCTGATTGGATCAGATTGTCGAGCGGAAGGATACCTCCGACATTCGGCTGACGGCTGGAGGTCTGCTTCCCAGGTGGTGTCTGTATCGTGGCCTCCATCCATTCAGGGCCGTGGCAGGGGCTCGGTCCAAGGAACCTCGTGATTGGCTGCCGTTGGGAACCCGCAGAAGCAGTCAGGCCAGTCGGCGTGCTGGTGACGGGCATTTCAGAGCGAGACATCAACCCATCACACAACCCCAAAGCCCTCGCCCTGGAGTTGGTTTCAGCGGGGCTGAAAAGAAAAGTTCGTAGCGAGTGCCCGGCTGGCCACGAGGTTTCTTATAGCTTCGCTGAAACCAGTTCACCGGTCCGTGAGTTTCGGCTGGAATATGCAAGACGAAGTGCACCGATAGCGCAATGGAGGAGATCCATGCTGCCGGACGATAAAAGAAACTGCACCGGATCAGCGCTGATTGGCCCCACTGTCCAGCAACAGCGGATCACCTTCTTCCTCGGCCATTCCCTTCGGAGCCATTACGAGGATGTGATAAAGGAACCTATCCCGGACCGTCTGCAAGCGCTCGCTGAACAATTGGAGCGAAGGGCATTCTTTGACGTTCAATAGGAAATTAAGTCAAAGTAGCAAGAAAGACCTTAACCTTCGTCCTGTGAGGAGACATTGCTCATGCCAAGGTACTACTTCGACCTCTATCAGGGGGCGCAACGCATCTCCGAAGATGCCTCGGGCTATGATTGTCCCAGTGACGAAGATGCCCGGCAGTTCGCCCGCATGAGCAATGGGTTGGTCGCTCTCGACCCGGTCTTGTCTAGTCCCTCGCAGAACCATCGCGTTGTAGTCTTGAACGAGGACGGGCAGAGCATCTTCACTATGTCCGTATCTCAAGCAGCCTTCTCTACAGCCGCTTCATCGGATGTCTCGCTTCTTTCCTGAGGCTGAGACCGCATTCTAACCTGCGAGATCCACCGTGACGTGCGAGGATTTGGTCGCGCCGTGCTTTTTGGATGAGCAGGCGCCACTCGCGGTTCCTGAGTTGAACCGTGAGCGAACTTTAAAGTATCTGGAGTGCTGCTATCAACAGGGGCTGTCATGGGAGGAGGCCAAGCAGCAGATCCAAGGCTTTCTGCAGCAAAAAGGTGTTCCCCACCAAGGGATTGTACGGCAGTTGCAACTCGCCAAGCCGCTGCTTCAGCCTTGGTTGGACTGACACTGCACCAAACTCAAAGCCGCCTCATCAGTCGTGCCGCCGCCATGGCGAGATGGGTGTCTAGCATCTCCTCAGCCGCATCATACTTGGCCACCCACCGTTCATAGGTCGCCCAGCGCATCCCCTTCGGCTTAGGCGGCAGATCCCATTCGTCCGGATCCTCATCTCCGAGGAGAGTCGCTTTCACCTTCGCCTTGGTGCGCCGAGCCCGACCGATTGGGTCAAGGAACTGTGAGGCATCGGCAGCCCTGCGGCCCCAAGCATACCGGCTGGCAAAATAGGCTGCTCCGAGCGGACGATAGAGCACCCGCACCCGCCGTCCGGTCTTTGAGCAGATAGCGTACCATTGCAGGCCGCCGAAATTCCTTGGATCCGACACCAGAGAGGGGTCGGAACAAGAACTGCTTCCAAACACACGCTAAGCTAGAACGAACAAAGAACCTCCATCTATGCCCAATCGGATCATGCGGCTTGAGCCAAGGGCTGCGGCAGGCGCAAGGGGCGGAAGCCATCGACCAGCGAAGGCTCCTCGCCCCATGCGTAAGTGCCGGTGAGATTGATATGCTCCCAGCTCAGAGGGGACACGTGTTTGAGCACATCAGTGGGAATGATCCGCCCCTGCCGACGGAGATGATCCACGGCGCGTCCGAGATAGACCGTGTTCCAATGAACAATGGCGCTCACGACCAGGTTCAGCCCGGATGCTCAGAAGGCCTGGCTCTCGAACGAGCGATCCCGGATTTCGCCGCGCTCATGGAAGAAGACGCCGTTTAAGCTTGTGGGCTGCCTCACCCTTGTTCAGACCCGCCTGGCAACGGCGTCGGAGTGCAGGATCGCAGTACCATTCGATCATGAACAGCGTGCGCTCAAGGCGACCGAGTTCGCGTAAGGCACGAGCTAACTGGCTGGGGTTGCGAGCGGCCGCTAGCCGCTTGAGGATTGTCGAGGGTGCGACGGTCCGCGTCTGAATCGAGGCCGCCAGATGAAGCAGGTCATCCCAGTACTCCATGATCAGACTGGTGTTGATCGGCACGCCGATATGCTCTTGGAGTGCGGGGTAGGTCTCCGGCTTCTCGAAGGTATGGAGCTTCCGGTCCTTGAGATTACGAAGGCGTGGAGCAAAGCGCCGGCCCGTCAGAGCAAAGAGACCAAACACGTGGATCATCATCGTCTGTCATGGGCTGCCAAGCGCTTGGGAACCATGGCTAACCGTCGGCCTGGGTCGACGATAGGGGCGGGTTGCCTTTCCTGGCCCGTGCCCAAGAACCTAATCTGTCCCTGTTGCCCGAGGATGAGAGGCCGACACCGATGAGTTCCACCCGTGTCTTTCTGCTGTCCCCGGCCCTGGCCCGGCTGATCGAGCGGGACAGGGCCGGCGACCGCGTCCGGCAGGGCTACTTTCCCGAGCATCCTGACCGGAGCACTCACGTGCAGTTGACAGGCGATGCTGGCCATCTGGTCCTGGCCTCTCATTCCGCGACGGGACCGGTTGAGGACGCGGCCGAGATTTCCCTGCCACAGGCCGAAACCCTGCTCGCGCTGTCTGCCGGACAGGTCGAATATCTGAGCGTCGCCATCGATGTCGGCCCGCATGCCACCACCATCCAGCGCTTCCTCACCCCGGGACCGCTCGATCTGATCAGCATGGCGTTCAGGGACGACAAGACGGCCCGCAAGTTCCAGCCGCCGGCCTGGTGCGGTCCCGAGGTCAGCGCAGATCCGAGCTATCGCCTCCGCACGATCGCCCTCACCGGTCGGCCGGCCGTGCCGGAGGTGGAAATCTCCAATGCCGCCCTCGCCAGCCTGCTCGACGCCCTCGATCACCGCGACCGCGAGGTCGAGCCGTC harbors:
- a CDS encoding NepR family anti-sigma factor; the protein is MLVTGISERDINPSHNPKALALELVSAGLKRKVRSECPAGHEVSYSFAETSSPVREFRLEYARRSAPIAQWRRSMLPDDKRNCTGSALIGPTVQQQRITFFLGHSLRSHYEDVIKEPIPDRLQALAEQLERRAFFDVQ
- a CDS encoding DUF6894 family protein produces the protein MPRYYFDLYQGAQRISEDASGYDCPSDEDARQFARMSNGLVALDPVLSSPSQNHRVVVLNEDGQSIFTMSVSQAAFSTAASSDVSLLS